In the Pseudolabrys taiwanensis genome, one interval contains:
- a CDS encoding AsmA family protein encodes MAAGYLISADTVRSQALREIHAATGLEPVLRGSTKVDLFPSGSISFEDVMLGDEGRPALVAERLTARLRFFPLLIGRVEIADVSLEQPTIRIDFDADGQTNWSGLIAALANGRKRGDARTTGFSEMRIDNGTVIVRDLTRKNEEKLTDFDFSLAWPSISKSFGATGHFVWHKQPVDATLTLADFPAALNGNRTGVRLRLAGAPLKAAFEGSISVKPTLRIEGTIAADSPSLRTALLWAGQRPLPGGGFGRFTLKAQTNVVGGTVGLSGVNVELDGNSAEGVLTFATDGRQTLQGTLAADKLDLTPYVSTVRLLTTNQRGWDNANIALDGLNGMDLDLRLSAGNVTVSNATLGRTAIAANLRGGHLVVTIGEAQAYGGVIKGSLALANFEDSVDVKSQLQFIDVDLESCLGQLFNLKRLEGRGNMSLAVEGRGDSVLAVTRTLHGEASLVGQNGALAGLNVEQLLRRLERRPLSGAGDFRSGRTPYEKISVGLKIEKGMASVEDVKVEGSAVRLGLVGSASIPQRELDLKGTATLVAVARPGATPFELPFIVQGSWDDPLMMPDPEALIRRSGAAAPLLNAVRDRSARDQVRSVIDRLTGGAQPAAEQQPAPAGKAD; translated from the coding sequence ATGGCCGCAGGGTACCTGATCTCGGCCGATACCGTGCGGAGCCAGGCCCTGCGCGAAATCCACGCCGCCACCGGGCTCGAACCGGTGCTGCGCGGTTCGACCAAGGTCGACCTGTTTCCGAGCGGCAGCATCAGCTTCGAGGACGTGATGCTGGGCGACGAGGGTCGGCCCGCACTGGTCGCCGAGCGCCTGACCGCGCGTCTACGCTTCTTCCCGCTGCTGATCGGCCGCGTCGAGATCGCCGACGTCTCGCTCGAACAGCCGACCATCCGCATCGACTTCGACGCCGACGGACAGACCAACTGGTCGGGCCTGATCGCGGCGCTCGCCAATGGCCGCAAGCGCGGCGATGCGCGCACCACCGGCTTCTCCGAAATGCGCATCGACAATGGCACGGTGATCGTCCGTGACCTGACGCGCAAGAACGAAGAGAAGCTGACCGACTTCGATTTCTCTCTCGCCTGGCCGTCGATCTCCAAGAGCTTCGGCGCCACCGGCCACTTCGTCTGGCACAAGCAGCCTGTCGATGCGACGCTGACGCTCGCGGATTTTCCGGCGGCGCTCAATGGTAACCGCACCGGCGTGCGGCTGCGTCTCGCCGGCGCGCCGCTCAAAGCGGCGTTCGAAGGCTCGATCAGCGTCAAGCCCACCTTGCGCATCGAAGGCACCATCGCCGCCGACTCGCCCTCGCTGCGTACGGCGTTGCTCTGGGCCGGACAGCGGCCGCTGCCCGGCGGCGGCTTCGGTCGCTTCACGCTCAAGGCGCAGACCAATGTGGTCGGCGGCACGGTCGGTCTCTCCGGCGTGAACGTCGAGCTCGACGGCAACAGCGCCGAGGGCGTGCTCACCTTCGCGACCGATGGCCGTCAGACGCTGCAAGGCACGCTCGCCGCCGACAAGCTCGACCTGACGCCCTACGTTTCCACCGTACGGCTGCTGACGACCAATCAGCGCGGATGGGACAATGCGAACATCGCGCTCGACGGTCTGAACGGCATGGACCTCGACCTGCGGCTGTCGGCCGGCAACGTCACGGTATCCAACGCAACGCTCGGACGCACTGCCATCGCCGCCAATCTGCGCGGCGGCCACTTGGTCGTCACCATCGGCGAAGCGCAGGCTTATGGCGGCGTGATCAAAGGCTCGCTCGCGCTCGCCAACTTCGAAGACAGCGTCGACGTCAAATCGCAACTCCAGTTCATCGACGTGGATCTCGAGAGCTGCCTCGGCCAGCTCTTCAATCTCAAGCGGCTGGAAGGCCGGGGCAACATGTCGCTCGCCGTCGAAGGACGCGGCGATAGCGTGCTCGCCGTCACGCGCACCCTGCATGGCGAAGCAAGCCTCGTCGGACAGAACGGCGCGCTCGCCGGCCTCAACGTCGAACAACTGCTGCGCCGTCTCGAGCGGCGGCCTTTGTCCGGCGCCGGCGACTTCCGCAGCGGCCGCACGCCGTATGAGAAGATCAGCGTCGGTCTGAAGATCGAAAAGGGCATGGCCAGCGTCGAGGACGTGAAGGTCGAAGGCTCGGCGGTGCGCCTCGGCCTCGTCGGCTCGGCGTCCATTCCGCAACGCGAACTCGATCTGAAGGGCACGGCGACATTGGTCGCGGTGGCGCGTCCCGGCGCGACGCCGTTCGAGTTGCCGTTCATCGTGCAGGGCTCGTGGGACGATCCGCTGATGATGCCGGATCCAGAAGCGCTCATCCGCCGCTCCGGCGCGGCGGCGCCGCTGCTCAACGCGGTGCGCGATCGCAGCGCGCGCGATCAGGTACGGTCGGTCATCGACAGGCTCACCGGCGGCGCTCAGCCCGCTGCTGAACAGCAGCCCGCACCCGCTGGCAAAGCCGATTAA
- a CDS encoding ABC transporter permease: MRRLSLFNITVVALGLAFLYLPIAILVIYSFNASRLVTIWGGWSLTWYRALLQDEAMLQAAWASLRIAALSATAATLLGTLSAVTLTRFGAFRGRLLFSSMVYAPLVMPEVITGLSLLLLFVALGVDRGFWTVAAAHTTLTMCFVTVIVHSRLVSFDRSLEEAAMDLGCPPLKTFLTVTLPLIAPAIAAGWMLAFSLSLDDLVIASFTTGPGATTLPIRIYSEVRLGVKPEVNAICTLMIAFVAVATIISSLLTKRGAVRRARDTTLGAAV, translated from the coding sequence ATGCGGCGCCTTTCGCTGTTCAACATCACCGTTGTCGCGCTTGGCCTGGCGTTTCTCTATCTGCCGATCGCGATCCTGGTGATCTATTCGTTCAACGCGTCGCGGCTGGTGACGATCTGGGGCGGCTGGTCGCTGACCTGGTATCGCGCGCTGCTGCAGGACGAGGCGATGTTGCAGGCGGCCTGGGCGAGCCTGCGCATTGCGGCTCTATCGGCGACGGCGGCGACCTTGCTCGGCACCTTGTCGGCGGTGACGCTCACGCGCTTCGGCGCCTTCCGCGGCCGCCTATTGTTTTCCAGCATGGTCTATGCGCCGCTGGTGATGCCGGAAGTGATCACCGGGCTGTCGCTGCTGTTGCTGTTCGTCGCGCTCGGTGTCGATCGCGGATTCTGGACGGTGGCTGCCGCACACACCACGCTGACCATGTGTTTCGTCACGGTGATCGTGCATTCGCGGCTGGTCAGCTTCGACCGCAGCCTCGAAGAAGCAGCGATGGATCTCGGGTGCCCGCCGCTCAAGACCTTCCTGACGGTGACGCTGCCTCTGATCGCGCCGGCAATTGCCGCCGGCTGGATGCTCGCCTTCTCGCTGTCGCTCGACGATCTGGTGATCGCGAGTTTCACCACGGGGCCGGGCGCCACCACGCTGCCGATTCGGATCTATTCGGAGGTGCGGCTCGGCGTGAAGCCGGAGGTGAATGCGATCTGCACGCTCATGATCGCCTTCGTGGCGGTGGCGACGATTATATCATCGCTGCTGACGAAGCGAGGAGCCGTGCGACGCGCTCGCGATACGACGCTCGGCGCGGCGGTCTGA
- a CDS encoding ABC transporter permease, whose amino-acid sequence MSEAVRKRSWSARFVVLIPYAWLLVLFLAPFAIVLKISLSQTAMAQPPYLPVLDLAAGWQGLKDFIAQLSFDSYAMLGSDWLYILSYLKSLEVAFVSTVILLLIGYPMAYGIARSPRAWQPLLVMLVVLPFWTSFLIRVYAWVNILQRDGLLNTLLLNLHIIDQPAAWLASDTAIYIGVVYSYLPFMVLPLYATLEKMDESLLEAAADLGSPRWKAFWQVTVPLSLPGIAAGALLCFIPICGEFVIPDLLGGSDTQMIGQTLWTEFFANRDWPVASAIAVALLVLLLVPIMVYERLQRRAIEGAR is encoded by the coding sequence ATGTCTGAGGCCGTGCGCAAGCGCTCTTGGTCCGCACGCTTCGTCGTGCTGATCCCCTATGCCTGGCTGCTGGTGCTGTTCCTGGCGCCGTTCGCTATCGTCTTGAAGATCAGCCTGTCGCAGACGGCGATGGCGCAGCCGCCTTATCTGCCGGTGCTCGATCTTGCGGCCGGCTGGCAGGGACTAAAGGATTTCATCGCCCAGCTCTCGTTCGATTCCTATGCGATGCTCGGCTCCGACTGGCTCTACATCCTGTCGTATCTCAAGAGCCTCGAGGTCGCCTTCGTCTCGACAGTGATCCTGCTTTTGATCGGCTACCCGATGGCCTACGGCATCGCGCGGTCGCCGCGCGCGTGGCAGCCGCTCCTGGTGATGCTGGTGGTGCTGCCGTTCTGGACCTCGTTCCTGATCCGCGTCTACGCCTGGGTCAACATCCTGCAGCGCGACGGGCTGCTCAACACGCTGCTGCTCAACCTGCACATCATCGACCAGCCGGCCGCCTGGCTTGCTTCCGATACCGCGATCTATATCGGCGTCGTCTATTCCTATCTGCCGTTCATGGTGCTGCCGCTCTACGCGACGCTGGAGAAGATGGACGAGAGCTTGCTCGAAGCCGCCGCCGATCTCGGCTCACCGCGGTGGAAGGCGTTCTGGCAGGTGACTGTGCCACTGTCGCTGCCCGGCATCGCCGCCGGCGCGCTGCTGTGCTTCATTCCGATCTGCGGCGAGTTCGTCATTCCCGATCTGCTCGGCGGCTCGGACACGCAGATGATCGGACAGACCTTGTGGACGGAGTTCTTCGCCAACCGCGACTGGCCGGTCGCCTCCGCCATTGCCGTCGCGCTGCTGGTGCTGCTGCTGGTGCCGATCATGGTCTATGAGCGGCTGCAGCGGCGCGCGATCGAAGGGGCACGGTGA
- a CDS encoding ABC transporter ATP-binding protein, which translates to MMAGGAAADKPALVRFEGIVKRFGALTAIDHVSLDIAQGEFFALLGPSGCGKTTLLRMLAGFETPTEGRILLDGQDISRTPPHKRPVNMMFQSYALFPHLTVEGNIGFGLRQDKVGRDEIAARVEAMLALVRLTGYGKRRIDQLSGGQRQRVALARALIKQPRVLLLDEPLAALDKKLRAETQFELMELQRKLGTTFVIVTHDQEEAMIVADRIAVMDHGTLSQVATPEEIYERPNSRWVADFIGEVTLIEGTLSQPDMLATALGPLRVAQNAAKVGDKVWLALRPEKIRLGNGRAAGETFNALGGTVQEIGYRGDMSVYKVRLGDNSSIKVALANSGGPPPFSVGDDVWLSWPPSAGVVLVR; encoded by the coding sequence ATGATGGCGGGTGGTGCCGCGGCGGATAAGCCGGCATTGGTGCGTTTCGAGGGCATCGTTAAGCGCTTCGGCGCGCTGACGGCCATCGATCACGTGTCGCTCGACATCGCCCAAGGCGAGTTCTTCGCGCTGCTGGGGCCATCGGGCTGCGGCAAGACCACGCTATTGCGTATGCTCGCCGGCTTCGAGACGCCGACCGAGGGGCGCATTCTGCTCGACGGCCAAGACATCAGCCGGACGCCGCCGCACAAGCGGCCGGTCAACATGATGTTCCAGAGCTATGCGCTGTTTCCGCATTTGACGGTCGAGGGCAACATCGGATTCGGCCTGCGCCAGGATAAAGTCGGAAGGGACGAGATTGCCGCACGGGTCGAGGCGATGCTGGCGCTGGTGCGGCTCACCGGCTACGGCAAACGCCGCATCGATCAGCTTTCCGGCGGTCAGCGTCAGCGCGTGGCGCTGGCCCGCGCGCTGATCAAGCAGCCACGCGTGCTGCTGCTCGACGAGCCGCTCGCCGCTCTCGACAAGAAGCTGCGGGCCGAAACCCAGTTCGAGTTGATGGAGCTGCAGCGCAAGCTCGGCACCACGTTCGTCATCGTCACCCACGACCAGGAAGAGGCGATGATCGTCGCCGATCGCATCGCGGTCATGGATCATGGCACTTTGTCCCAAGTGGCGACGCCGGAAGAAATCTACGAGCGGCCGAATTCGCGCTGGGTCGCCGATTTCATCGGCGAGGTGACGCTGATCGAGGGAACGCTGTCGCAGCCCGATATGCTGGCGACCGCGCTGGGGCCTTTGCGCGTCGCGCAGAACGCCGCCAAGGTCGGCGACAAAGTATGGCTCGCGCTGCGCCCGGAGAAGATCAGGCTGGGCAACGGCCGTGCGGCCGGCGAGACGTTCAATGCGCTCGGCGGCACCGTGCAGGAGATCGGCTATCGCGGCGACATGTCGGTTTACAAGGTGCGTCTCGGCGATAATTCCTCGATCAAAGTCGCCCTCGCCAACAGCGGCGGCCCGCCACCGTTTTCGGTCGGCGACGATGTATGGCTGTCCTGGCCGCCCTCGGCCGGCGTGGTGTTGGTGCGATGA
- the glpK gene encoding glycerol kinase GlpK — MPTALIAIDQGTTSTRAIAYDAALQPLATAQQELPQIYPASGQVEHDPEDIWRATVQCVRDVMAKASLAANEVAGIGITNQRETTVIWDRASGQPVHNAIVWQDRRTAAYCDTLRAGGHEPEITAKTGLLIDPYFSASKIAWLLEHVPGARARAEAGQLAFGTIDSFLLWRLTGGKVHATDATNAARTGLFDIGAGAWDADLCRLYDVPAVLLPEVRDCAGKFGVTDLFGGAIPILGIAGDQQAATIGQGCFTPGMMKSTYGTGCFALLNTGTQCVASRSRMLTTIAYQLDGRRTYALEGAIFVAGAAVQWLRDGLKIITRASDCDALAVKADPAERIYLVPAFVGLGAPHWDAQARGALYGLTRKTGAAELARAALEAVGYQTRDLLDAMKADWPAAQDAATVLRVDGGMTASDVAMQFLADILASPVDRPVLMETTALGAAYLAGRAAGLCPDLDGFAAQWRRERRFMPAMAEDLRARQYAGWQDAVRRTLSVP, encoded by the coding sequence TTGCCGACCGCACTCATTGCCATCGATCAGGGCACGACCTCGACGCGCGCGATCGCTTACGACGCCGCGCTACAGCCGCTCGCCACCGCGCAACAGGAGCTGCCGCAAATCTATCCCGCGTCCGGTCAGGTCGAGCACGACCCTGAGGACATCTGGCGGGCGACGGTGCAATGCGTGCGTGACGTCATGGCGAAAGCGTCGCTCGCCGCCAACGAAGTCGCCGGCATCGGTATCACCAATCAGCGCGAGACGACCGTCATCTGGGATCGCGCCAGCGGCCAGCCGGTTCATAACGCCATCGTCTGGCAGGACCGGCGCACGGCCGCCTATTGCGACACCTTGCGTGCCGGGGGCCACGAGCCGGAGATCACCGCCAAGACCGGGCTGCTGATCGATCCGTACTTCTCGGCCAGCAAGATCGCTTGGCTGCTCGAACACGTCCCCGGGGCGCGGGCTCGCGCCGAAGCGGGGCAGCTCGCCTTCGGCACCATCGACAGCTTCCTGCTGTGGCGGCTGACCGGCGGCAAGGTGCATGCGACCGATGCGACCAACGCCGCGCGCACCGGGCTGTTCGACATCGGTGCCGGGGCATGGGACGCCGATCTCTGCCGGCTCTATGACGTGCCGGCGGTGCTGTTGCCCGAGGTACGCGATTGCGCCGGCAAGTTCGGCGTCACCGACCTGTTCGGCGGCGCAATCCCGATCCTCGGCATCGCCGGCGATCAGCAGGCGGCGACCATCGGGCAGGGGTGCTTTACACCCGGCATGATGAAGTCGACCTACGGCACCGGCTGCTTCGCTCTGCTCAACACCGGCACGCAGTGTGTGGCCTCGCGCAGCCGGATGCTCACCACCATCGCCTATCAGCTCGACGGACGGCGCACTTATGCGCTCGAAGGCGCGATCTTCGTCGCCGGCGCGGCGGTGCAATGGCTGCGCGACGGCCTCAAGATCATCACCAGAGCGAGCGATTGCGATGCGCTCGCGGTGAAAGCCGACCCGGCCGAGCGGATCTATCTCGTGCCAGCCTTCGTCGGACTCGGCGCGCCGCATTGGGATGCGCAGGCGCGCGGTGCTCTCTACGGCCTGACGCGTAAGACCGGCGCGGCGGAGCTGGCGCGCGCGGCGCTGGAGGCGGTCGGCTACCAGACGCGCGATCTGCTCGATGCGATGAAAGCCGACTGGCCGGCGGCACAGGATGCCGCGACCGTGCTGCGCGTCGATGGCGGCATGACCGCGAGCGACGTCGCCATGCAGTTCCTGGCCGACATCCTGGCCAGTCCGGTCGACCGGCCGGTGCTGATGGAGACGACCGCGCTTGGCGCCGCCTATCTTGCCGGCCGCGCCGCGGGCCTGTGTCCCGATCTCGACGGCTTCGCCGCGCAATGGCGGCGCGAGCGGCGGTTCATGCCGGCCATGGCGGAAGACCTGCGCGCGCGCCAATACGCCGGCTGGCAGGACGCCGTGCGCCGCACGCTCTCGGTGCCTTGA
- the glpD gene encoding glycerol-3-phosphate dehydrogenase, with protein MADFDLAIIGGGINGTGIARDAAGRGLRVLLVEMNDLGSGTSSASSKLIHGGLRYLEHGAFRLVREALTEREVLLRMAPHVVRPMHFLLPPLPGLRAPLKLRLGLLLYDWLGARKLLPASRTVDLTHHAYGQPLQRKFSYGFEYSDCSVDDARLVVLTAVDAAARGATIRTHAKLTRAERGPERWNLVLNVRGRRETATARVVVNAAGPWIGEVAENILRQPLKRPARLVKGSHIVVRRQFRHDAGYILQTADNRVVFALPFAQDFTMIGTTDIPFVGDVNTPAPDAKEILYLCDVMNEYFRDKITPDELVWSFAGIRPLYDDGSNKPEDVTRDYTLVLDETARQAPMLTIYGGKITTYRRLAETAMEKIGPFFKTGPAWTAGSTLPGGGFPPDDFDGVVAETIARWPFVSEPHARRLVRAYGLRIEQILGEAQSMDDLGPRLTGDLTGAEVRYLVEHEWAETAEDVLWRRTKLGLQATPDERISINQFIVSLSKPAAG; from the coding sequence ATGGCCGATTTCGACCTCGCCATCATCGGGGGCGGCATCAACGGCACCGGCATCGCCCGCGATGCCGCGGGCCGCGGCTTGCGCGTGCTGCTGGTCGAGATGAACGATCTCGGCAGCGGCACTTCCTCGGCCTCCTCCAAGCTGATCCATGGCGGCCTGCGTTATCTCGAGCACGGCGCGTTCCGTCTCGTGCGCGAAGCGCTCACCGAGCGCGAGGTATTGCTGCGCATGGCACCGCATGTGGTGCGGCCGATGCATTTCCTGTTGCCGCCGCTGCCGGGTCTGCGCGCGCCGCTCAAGCTCAGGCTCGGCCTGCTGCTCTACGACTGGCTCGGCGCGCGCAAACTGCTGCCGGCTTCGCGCACGGTCGATCTCACGCATCACGCTTACGGCCAGCCGCTGCAGCGCAAATTCTCCTACGGCTTCGAATACTCCGACTGTTCGGTCGACGATGCGCGGCTGGTGGTGCTGACCGCGGTCGATGCCGCCGCGCGCGGCGCCACCATCCGCACCCATGCCAAGCTGACGCGTGCCGAGCGCGGGCCTGAGCGCTGGAATCTGGTGCTCAATGTGCGCGGCCGGCGCGAGACGGCGACGGCGCGCGTTGTCGTTAATGCCGCCGGTCCCTGGATTGGCGAGGTGGCCGAGAACATCCTGCGTCAGCCGCTCAAGCGGCCGGCGCGGCTCGTCAAAGGCAGCCACATCGTGGTGCGGCGGCAGTTCCGGCACGACGCCGGCTACATCCTGCAGACGGCGGACAATCGCGTCGTTTTCGCGCTGCCCTTCGCGCAGGACTTCACGATGATCGGCACTACAGACATCCCGTTCGTCGGCGACGTCAACACGCCGGCGCCGGACGCCAAGGAAATCCTCTATCTCTGCGACGTGATGAACGAGTATTTCCGCGACAAGATCACGCCGGACGAACTAGTGTGGTCGTTCGCCGGCATCAGGCCGCTCTACGACGACGGCTCCAACAAACCGGAAGATGTCACGCGCGATTACACGCTCGTGCTCGACGAGACGGCGCGGCAGGCGCCGATGCTGACCATCTACGGCGGCAAGATCACCACCTATCGCCGGCTGGCCGAGACGGCGATGGAGAAGATCGGCCCGTTCTTCAAGACCGGGCCGGCCTGGACGGCGGGCTCCACGCTGCCGGGCGGCGGCTTTCCGCCGGATGACTTCGATGGCGTGGTGGCGGAGACCATCGCGCGCTGGCCCTTCGTGTCGGAGCCGCATGCGCGGCGCCTGGTGCGCGCTTACGGGCTGCGCATCGAACAGATCCTCGGCGAGGCGCAGAGCATGGACGATCTCGGCCCGCGCCTGACCGGCGATCTCACCGGCGCGGAGGTGCGTTATCTCGTCGAGCACGAATGGGCGGAAACCGCCGAGGACGTGCTGTGGCGCCGCACCAAGCTCGGCCTTCAGGCGACACCGGACGAGCGCATCTCCATCAATCAGTTCATCGTGTCTTTGAGCAAGCCGGCGGCGGGCTGA
- a CDS encoding type 1 glutamine amidotransferase — protein sequence MPSPRLLVIEGNSPKTMAEHKAVGGTIASQGYGDLLRELLPGAAVDVCYPGDVAAALPQGQALEGYDGIAITGSGLHVYNDGPEVTRQIDLVRAALSTGTPLFGSCWGLQVLTVAAGGQVRRNPKGREIGFGRGIRLTDAGRKHPMYVGKIEVFNAPTVHLDEVETVAPGTTILASNAVSAVQSAEIRTNGSVAWGVQYHPEYPLRELAAIVRRIGTGLIAEGFFGDETEVKAFSQELDTLDKDPACKRLSWRHGISTNVLDKKLRTSEVANWIEFQVLPTRAKRGRG from the coding sequence ATGCCCTCCCCGCGCCTGCTCGTCATCGAAGGCAACTCCCCCAAGACCATGGCCGAACACAAGGCGGTCGGCGGCACCATCGCCAGCCAGGGCTATGGCGACCTGCTGCGCGAACTGCTTCCGGGGGCCGCCGTCGATGTCTGCTATCCCGGCGACGTCGCCGCAGCGCTGCCGCAAGGCCAGGCGCTCGAGGGCTATGACGGCATCGCGATTACCGGCTCGGGCTTGCACGTCTACAACGACGGCCCGGAGGTCACGCGCCAGATCGATCTGGTGCGCGCCGCCCTCTCGACCGGCACACCGCTGTTTGGCTCGTGCTGGGGCTTGCAGGTCCTCACGGTCGCTGCGGGCGGCCAGGTGCGGCGCAACCCCAAGGGCCGCGAGATCGGCTTCGGCCGTGGCATCCGCCTCACCGACGCCGGCCGCAAGCATCCGATGTATGTCGGCAAGATCGAGGTGTTCAACGCGCCCACTGTGCATCTCGACGAGGTCGAGACCGTGGCGCCCGGCACCACCATCCTCGCCTCGAATGCGGTCTCGGCGGTGCAGAGCGCCGAAATCCGCACCAACGGTTCGGTCGCCTGGGGGGTACAATATCACCCGGAATACCCGCTGCGGGAGCTCGCGGCCATCGTTCGCCGTATCGGTACGGGTCTCATCGCCGAAGGCTTCTTTGGCGACGAGACCGAGGTGAAAGCGTTTTCGCAGGAGCTGGATACGCTCGATAAGGACCCGGCCTGCAAGCGCCTGTCGTGGCGGCACGGCATCAGCACCAACGTGCTCGACAAGAAGCTGCGCACCAGCGAGGTCGCCAACTGGATCGAATTCCAGGTGCTGCCGACCCGGGCGAAGCGCGGCCGAGGCTGA
- a CDS encoding SDR family NAD(P)-dependent oxidoreductase, with product MDFSNKYVVVTGGTGALGAAVVAGLLRGGAHCIVPYRAELEAQRFAHRGDPNVTMIAVGDLADETQVARVYASPGAAPLWASIHIAGGFAPGNVADTDKAALMTQLNGNLVSCFLCCRAAVNAMRAGRQGGRVVNVASRQALEWRSGAGMAAYTIAKSGVATLTTTLAEEVVREGILVNAVAPSIMDTGANRAAMPQADFNAWPKVEEVAATILFLASPENKVTRGAVVPVYGKV from the coding sequence ATGGACTTCTCCAACAAATACGTCGTCGTCACCGGCGGCACCGGCGCGCTCGGCGCTGCGGTGGTCGCCGGGCTCCTGCGCGGCGGCGCGCATTGCATCGTGCCCTACCGCGCCGAGCTGGAAGCGCAGCGCTTCGCGCATCGCGGCGATCCGAACGTCACGATGATCGCCGTCGGCGATCTCGCCGACGAGACGCAGGTGGCGCGTGTTTACGCCAGCCCCGGCGCGGCGCCGCTCTGGGCGTCGATCCACATTGCCGGCGGCTTCGCGCCGGGCAATGTCGCCGACACCGACAAGGCGGCGCTGATGACGCAGCTCAACGGCAATCTGGTGTCGTGCTTCTTGTGCTGCCGTGCGGCCGTCAACGCCATGCGCGCCGGCCGGCAGGGTGGCCGCGTCGTCAACGTGGCCTCGCGCCAGGCGCTGGAATGGCGCAGCGGCGCCGGCATGGCCGCTTACACCATCGCCAAGTCGGGCGTCGCGACGCTGACGACAACCTTGGCGGAAGAGGTCGTGCGCGAGGGCATCCTCGTCAATGCGGTGGCGCCGTCGATCATGGACACCGGCGCCAATCGCGCGGCGATGCCGCAGGCGGATTTCAACGCATGGCCGAAGGTCGAGGAAGTCGCGGCGACGATCCTGTTCCTCGCCTCGCCTGAGAACAAGGTGACCCGCGGCGCCGTCGTGCCGGTGTATGGGAAGGTGTGA
- a CDS encoding malonyl-CoA decarboxylase, with protein MNTSFFGELLQTISDRGRALLARGDRRTDASARSESLVELCEDLLSGRGEASGVALAREILGRYAELTTGPRIAFFEALARRFGTDPARVDKAIAAWQAKPSDATAADLHVASEPRRQELFRRLNLAPGGTASLVRMREQLMDVLAHRDDLKSIDEDFVHLFTSWFNRGFLVLRHIDWSTPALILEKIIRYEAVHEIHDWEDLRRRIDPPDRRCYAFFHPALNDEPLIFVEVALTREIPPGIGPILATTRETVEPDKMRTAVFYSISNCQRGLAGVSFGNFLIKQVVEEVSREMPKLNTFVTLSPVTSFASWLKRERAAESSIALSEADKTALAALDTPGWWQDAEKAEALKEPMMRAAAYYYVRAKNGRGAPLDAVARFHLGNGARLERINYLADTSDKAMKQAHGFMVNYLYVLDDIEKNHEAYAEGRTVVASNQVQRLVRPSLELVPVAG; from the coding sequence ATGAACACTTCGTTTTTCGGCGAATTGCTGCAAACCATCTCCGACCGCGGGCGGGCCCTTCTCGCCCGTGGGGACCGGCGGACCGATGCCTCGGCCCGCTCCGAAAGCCTTGTGGAACTTTGCGAGGACCTGCTGTCCGGGCGCGGCGAGGCCTCCGGCGTCGCACTGGCCCGGGAAATCCTGGGCCGCTACGCCGAGCTGACCACCGGGCCGCGCATCGCGTTTTTCGAGGCGCTGGCCCGGCGCTTCGGCACCGACCCGGCCCGGGTCGATAAGGCCATCGCGGCCTGGCAAGCCAAGCCGTCCGATGCGACGGCCGCTGACCTGCACGTGGCCTCTGAACCTCGCCGGCAGGAGCTGTTCCGCCGCCTCAATCTGGCGCCCGGCGGCACCGCCTCGCTGGTGCGCATGCGCGAGCAGCTCATGGATGTGCTGGCGCATCGCGACGACCTCAAGTCGATCGACGAAGATTTCGTGCATCTGTTCACGTCGTGGTTCAACCGCGGCTTCCTGGTGCTGCGACATATCGACTGGTCGACGCCGGCGCTGATCCTGGAAAAGATCATCCGATACGAGGCCGTGCACGAGATCCATGATTGGGAGGATCTGCGCCGCCGCATCGATCCGCCGGACCGGCGCTGCTACGCCTTCTTCCACCCGGCGCTCAACGATGAGCCGCTGATCTTCGTCGAGGTGGCGCTCACGCGTGAGATTCCGCCTGGTATTGGGCCGATCCTCGCGACCACGCGCGAGACCGTCGAACCGGACAAGATGCGCACGGCGGTGTTCTATTCGATCTCCAACTGTCAGCGCGGCCTCGCCGGCGTGTCCTTCGGCAACTTCCTCATCAAGCAGGTGGTCGAGGAAGTCAGCCGCGAGATGCCGAAGCTGAACACGTTTGTCACCTTGTCGCCGGTGACGAGCTTCGCCTCGTGGCTCAAGCGCGAGCGCGCGGCGGAGAGCTCGATCGCGCTCAGCGAGGCCGACAAGACGGCGCTCGCCGCGCTCGATACGCCGGGCTGGTGGCAGGACGCCGAGAAGGCGGAAGCGCTCAAGGAGCCGATGATGCGCGCGGCGGCGTATTACTACGTGCGCGCCAAGAACGGCCGCGGCGCGCCGCTCGACGCGGTGGCGCGTTTCCATCTCGGCAATGGCGCGCGTCTCGAGCGCATCAACTATCTCGCCGATACGTCCGATAAGGCGATGAAGCAGGCGCACGGCTTCATGGTCAACTATCTCTACGTGCTCGACGACATCGAAAAGAACCACGAAGCCTATGCCGAAGGCCGCACCGTCGTCGCCTCGAACCAGGTGCAGCGCCTCGTGCGGCCGTCGCTCGAACTGGTGCCCGTGGCGGGATAG